GCGCGATCGGCGCCAACGGATTGGCCAATGCACGTGACTTCGAGATTCCGGTCGCAGCCTTCGAAGACCGCGAAGGCGAGTTTCGTATCACAGCAAAATTCATGGGAAGGCTGTGGTCTGCAAGCATCGATCATTCCCCGCTGAATGTTGTCGCGTGGCACGGAAACTATGCGCCTTACAAATATGACCTTGCCCGCTTCAACTGCATCAACACAGTCTCCTTCGATCATCCCGACCCCTCGATCTATACCGTTTTGAGCGCTCCATCGGCCATCCCAGGCACGGCCAACTGCGATTTCGCGATATTTCCCCCGCGCTGGATGGTTGCTGAGCACACCTTCAGGCCGCCGTGGTTCCATCGCAATCTGATGAATGAATTCATGGGACTGGTATTCGGTGCGTATGACGGAAAGGCAGAAGGCTTTGTGGCCGGCGGCGCAAGTCTACACAATTGCATGGCGGGGCATGGTCCTGACGCGGAGACATATGCACGCGCCAGCAACGCGGAACTGAAGCCACAATACCTGGAGAATACGCTGGCCTTCATGTTTGAGACTCAGCTTGTGGTGCGGCCCACCGAGTTTGCCATGAAGACAAAGATTCTGCAGCACGAATACTTTGAATGCTGGCAGGGGCTGAAAAAGTATTTTGCGGCAAGCAATGGCGTAAACCCACCCGCGAACCGGAAACCAGCGCACTCAACTCCAAAATGAGTGTCATCGCCAAATTGCTGGATGGCTTAATCGACTACGCTGGTCTTTATCCTCCAGCCAGCCTCGATTTGCCCGCGGTGGTGCGCAACTATCTTTACTATCGACAAGGAAAAGACGCGGCTGTTCTTGGAAGACTGGTTATTGATTTGAGCCGGATGGAAGAACTGCGAAGCTTCGCGCGCGATTCGCTGCAGGAACTTCTTCTGAGTATTACTGCTTCGGCAAGCCTCGATGTAGATAGCTTGAATCGCTTAATGGATGCCGGACTGCCAATTGAAGCGATTGAGATAAAAGCCAACGCGCCCTCTGTGATTCAGTGCATTGCCGCGCAATTGCCTGTTGAAGTGGTGACCTACTTCGAGGTGCCGGTTGAAGGTACAGATGCCGGGGTACTCGATGCTATTTGCGCGGCCAGTGCGAGGGTTAAACTACGCTTGGGTGGATTGGCAGCGGAGACGTTCCCATCATCGCTAGCAGTTGCACGTATGTTGCAGGCCATTGCAGAGCGCCATCTTCTTTTTAAAGCTACGGCTGGACTGCATCATCCACTGCCTGGACGCTATCCCTTCACAGATGCACCGGACAGTGCAGCAGGAACGATGCACGGCTTTGTGAATCTTAACTGCGCCGCAGCTTTGCTTTATCTCGGCGGTGATGTAGCTGATGCAGTACTGATCCTCGATGAGATGGAGCGAGACGCATGGCAGGTATCAACAGAGACCATCGCGTGGCATGACCTTCGCTGGAACTCCTTGCAAATGGAAGAGGTCCGGCAAGCTTTCTTCTGCGGCATTGGTTCGTGCTCATTCACACAGCCATTAGCGGAGATGGAGGCGTTGGGATGGAGGTGAGCCGAGAAAGCCGGATCGAATGCTGGATCAAATCTGCCAACGAGACTGGATGCGATTTCCCGATCGAGAACCTGCCCTATGGAACGGTTCGCCATCGCGAACGGACATTTCTTGCGATAGCGATTGGTGACCGAATCTTGAATTTGCAAGCCTGCGCTTGCGACGGGCTATTCTCTTCGCTTTCTGAGCCAATTTTGAGGGCATGTGGCGCGGAATTACTCAATCCTCTCATGTCCCTCGGAAGAGAATCATGGTCTGCGCTTCGGAGCCGCGTAACGGAGCTTCTGGATGCAAATCGTTCAGACGAGGAGATGCGAGACCGTGTGGCCCGGTGCCTTATCCCTATGCAGGATGCGGAGATGATACTGCCTGCACAAATAGGAGACTATACCGACTTCTACGCATCGATCCATCACGCAACGCGCGTAGGCAAGTTATTCCGTCCGGACAATCCGCTATTGCCAAACTATAAGTACGTTCCGATCGGATATCATGGTCGCGCTTCGTCAATTGTAACGAGTGGAACGGAGA
The sequence above is a segment of the Acidicapsa acidisoli genome. Coding sequences within it:
- the hmgA gene encoding homogentisate 1,2-dioxygenase, whose translation is MKTESISVDVQYQSGFGNEFATEAVPGALPVGQNAPQQHPLGLYTEQFSGTPFTSPRATNRRTWTYRIRPSVTHRPYEEIDSRLIRSGPFTEVPTTPNQLRWDPLPIPKEKTDFVDGIVTLGGNGDPAMQVGVAIHLYAFNTSMKDRFFYSADGELLIVPQLGRLRFHTELGILDVAPGEICVIPRGVLFRVEQHDDESSRGYICENYGLSFRLPELGAIGANGLANARDFEIPVAAFEDREGEFRITAKFMGRLWSASIDHSPLNVVAWHGNYAPYKYDLARFNCINTVSFDHPDPSIYTVLSAPSAIPGTANCDFAIFPPRWMVAEHTFRPPWFHRNLMNEFMGLVFGAYDGKAEGFVAGGASLHNCMAGHGPDAETYARASNAELKPQYLENTLAFMFETQLVVRPTEFAMKTKILQHEYFECWQGLKKYFAASNGVNPPANRKPAHSTPK